In Oryza sativa Japonica Group chromosome 3, ASM3414082v1, one DNA window encodes the following:
- the LOC9272592 gene encoding protein NRT1/ PTR FAMILY 8.3 isoform X7: MIALGTGGIKPCVSSFGADQFDDSDPADRVKKGSFFNWFYFCINIGAFVSGTVIVWIQDNSGWGIGFAIPTIFMALAIASFFVASNMYRFQKPGGSPLTRVCQVVVAAFRKWHTEVPHDTSLLYEVDGQTSAIEGSRKLEHTSELEFFDKAAIISSDDAKSDSFTNPWRLCTVTQVEELKILIRMFPIWATTIIFNAVYAHNSSMFIEQGMVLDKRVGSFIVPPASLSTFDVISVIIWIPFYGRVLVPIARKFTGREKGFSELQRIGIGLALSILAMLSAALVELRRLGIARSEGLIHEDVAVPMSILWQIPQYFLVGAAEVFAAIGQVEFFYNEAPDAMRSLCSAFALVTVSLGSYLSSIILTLVSYFTTQGGDPGWIPDNLNEGHLDRFFSLIAGINFVNLLVFTGCAMRYRYKKA; encoded by the exons ATGATAGCCCTCGGGACTGGAGGCATCAAACCTTGTGTATCATCCTTTGGAGCTGATCAATTTGATGACAGTGATCCAGCAGACAGAGTAAAGAAGGGCTCCTTCTTCAATTGGTTTTACTTCTGTATAAATATCGGTGCATTTGTATCAGGCACCGTTATAGTTTGGATACAAGATAACTCAGGTTGGGGGATAGGATTTGCCATTCCTACTATATTTATGGCATTAGCGATTGCAAGTTTCTTTGTTGCCTCAAATATGTACAGATTTCAGAAACCTGGTGGAAGCCCTCTTACAAGAGTGTGTCAGGTTGTTGTTGCAGCATTCCGTAAGTGGCACACTGAAGTGCCACATGATACATCTCTTTTATATGAGGTTGATGGCCAGACTTCAGCGATTGAGGGAAGCCGGAAGCTGGAGCACACAAGTGAACTTGA ATTCTTTGACAAGGCTGCCATCATCTCATCTGATGATGCCAAGAGTGACTCCTTTACAAATCCGTGGAGGCTATGCACTGTCACCCAGGTGGAAGAACTGAAAATTCTAATCAGAATGTTTCCCATTTGGGCCACTACTATTATATTCAACGCGGTGTATGCTCACAACTCTTCTATGTTCATAGAGCAGGGAATGGTTCTTGACAAGCGAGTTGGATCTTTCATTGTCCCTCCTGCATCCCTCTCAACTTTTGATGTCATCAGTGTCATCATCTGGATTCCGTTTTATGGCCGTGTGCTTGTGCCAATAGCTAGAAAGTTCACTGGAAGGGAGAAGGGTTTCTCTGAGTTACAGCGGATTGGAATCGGATTAGCCCTCTCCATCCTTGCAATGCTATCTGCAGCTCTTGTTGAGTTGAGGCGTTTAGGGATCGCCAGATCTGAAGGTCTTATTCATGAGGATGTTGCTGTTCCGATGAGCATTCTTTGGCAAATACCGCAGTATTTCTTGGTTGGCGCTGCTGAGGTCTTTGCTGCCATAGGTCAGGTTGAGTTCTTCTACAATGAAGCCCCTGATGCCATGAGGAGTTTGTGTAGTGCATTTGCGCTTGTAACAGTCTCACTGGGGAGCTATTTAAGCTCAATCATATTAACCTTGGTGTCATATTTTACAACTCAAGGAGGGGATCCTGGATGGATCCCAGATAACCTGAATGAAGGCCACCTAGATCGGTTCTTTTCATTGATTGCTGGGATCAACTTTGTGAATTTACTGGTTTTCACTGGTTGTGCAATGAGATACAGATACAAGAAAGCATGA